In Lineus longissimus chromosome 7, tnLinLong1.2, whole genome shotgun sequence, a genomic segment contains:
- the LOC135491313 gene encoding uncharacterized protein LOC135491313 gives MAVTTTTEVYIPKIIPKMILGMPVDQFSYIMLGIGATAPAVFIIIVVIAMQCYKRRQKKKLMRLQLRYKMAQNSMENGHLYRDHRRWTEDDVVLENPILVSRKELSSNSNTARSIGGSVVIMNGSIRNNPLPDFNPQQSESTPNVFFTDISVPILQLNGKPVRLNDAMEVCSIRSNSSSRRSSFELAPSASTMHNWGFSPQESLLSFKPYEFPEENVVKTNPMLDELEGCDKHNMFFGQRKLGEEMSQGPNSPTSEAPNKIKTTAIVIENPHFSNISEETCLTDSTPKAVSPSYNPEGQNSSFESNSKQPPDLSHTSLQKSSQRYVKKSEELKKKLNKSDSETKDETPPITRSNDLQCNNSMSKSQNHSHDLEKFDNVGHNDDVKTSDENDNEHNKARRKSWLFTSYVNKAYDPGPVESENEEILMSDPTNS, from the coding sequence ATGGCAGTTACCACAACAACAGAGGTTTATATCCCGAAGATCATTCCCAAGATGATTCTTGGGATGCCGGTGGATCAATTTTCATACATCATGTTGGGAATCGGGGCCACCGCCCCCGCTGTCTTTATCATCATAGTCGTCATTGCCATGCAGTGTTACAAAAGGCGGCAAAAGAAAAAACTGATGCGTTTACAACTTCGCTACAAGATGGCGCAGAATTCCATGGAAAATGGTCACTTGTACCGCGACCACCGACGGTGGACAGAAGACGATGTAGTTTTAGAAAATCCGATTCTTGTTTCTAGGAAAGAGTTATCGTCTAACTCAAATACAGCACGGTCAATAGGTGGCAGTGTTGTTATTATGAATGGCAGTATTAGGAACAATCCGCTTCCAGATTTCAATCCACAACAAAGCGAGAGCACGCCAAACGTATTCTTTACGGACATATCTGTCCCGATACTCCAGCTGAACGGGAAACCAGTGCGGTTGAACGACGCAATGGAAGTGTGTTCTATTCGGAGTAACAGCAGTAGCAGACGCTCAAGTTTTGAATTGGCACCTTCAGCTAGTACAATGCATAATTGGGGGTTTAGCCCCCAAGAAAGTTTACTCAGTTTTAAACCTTATGAGTTTCCAGAAGAGAATGTTGTCAAGACTAATCCAATGTTGGATGAGTTGGAAGGCTGTGATAAACACAACATGTTCTTTGGTCAGAGAAAATTAGGGGAAGAAATGTCCCAGGGGCCAAATTCCCCGACTTCGGAGGCACCAAACAAGATTAAAACGACAGCAATTGTGATAGAAAATCcacatttttcaaatatatctGAAGAAACATGTCTAACTGACTCAACACCAAAAGCTGTCTCCCCTAGTTACAACCCGGAGGGACAGAATTCATCTTTTGAATCGAACTCAAAACAACCACCTGATTTGTCACACACTTCCCTCCAAAAATCTTCCCAAAGATACGTCAAAAAGTCTGAAGAATTAAAGAAGAAGTTGAATAAATCAGACTCTGAAACAAAAGACGAAACGCCACCAATTACTCGCTCCAATGATTTACAATGTAATAATTCTATGTCCAAATCACAAAATCATTCACATGACTTGGAGAAATTTGACAATGTTGGCCATAACGATGATGTGAAGACAAGTGATGAGAATGACAATGAACATAACAAGGCTCGGAGGAAATCATGGTTGTTTACAAGTTATGTAAACAAGGCATATGATCCGGGCCCAGTCGAGTCAGAAAATGAGGAAATTCTTATGTCTGATCCGACCAATTCTTGA